The Lepeophtheirus salmonis chromosome 6, UVic_Lsal_1.4, whole genome shotgun sequence DNA window ttattttgttcagcATCATGACTGAGTGAGAAAGACAGAccaataattcaataaaataggTACATAGTTGttgctttttgaaatattaagacTCATGCAGATTTGTGATTACATGAAAGGTAttattgatgatgatgataatgatgttgatcaacataaataactaattaaaagtgatgttcaaatatatatgtataaataaaaacaaaatcgaCTAACTTGGAAAAAAGGgactaataatatttaaatattataagatgTGGGTATATGTGTGTATTTGTGTTGTAAAAGGAGGAGTGCGACgtttattgcaaatttttttaagttaatcaataaataaatatatataaaaaacatataaattctTGATTCCCcttcttatagaatatatatattattatataatggacTGATCAAATATGCATTCATAAAAACACCTACCTGAGAGTCAATATCATCATCACTTACATAATAATAAGTCTTATGATATTATAAGacagtattatattattattaatcgtacataatttgattatgaaaattaagttaaaaaaatatatatatatataacgatacatttttttataatttttttttttttataacaaatctCTGTAGATTGCTGCTACAACACCAACCTACCTTCAAGACCAATCATATTTATTAGCTTTCGAATCTGTGATTAAGAAAAAGCGATgttttaacaattaatatattttttttttttttcaaaatatgttatcacgttttgtttttttttctttaaagaaaatctttttaaaagtaaagttcctttagatatatgtatttgtgtACTATGTTTAATATGATTCATGCGTCTAGCCACATAACAATACTCTACCAATGATTTATTCAAACGATGTATTCgactcaaacttttttaaagaaaaggatatacttataatttaaaaaaattaagtgtaataaaatgaaaacactGCATTAAATAGTAGTAAACGTACATACTATAATGTAAAAATGCAATACAAGGAACAGAGAAATAACAATAGTTAGTAGTAGAAGTAATAATaaagacagaaaataaataaaaaataaaaacaaatatgaaaacattttaaatacgTGGTGAGTTTTTGGTAGTTTGGGCTtttccatttttacaaattttggtTTGTAAATCAGTTCCGCACATTGCagattcgaaaaaaatatataatgaattgaaTGATATTCTGATGTACTTCTTTCTtaatgtgttttgttttgttttgagtAAGTTATCATTTGAGAGGCTTACCTGGTACAAAAGGATTTCTGACCATAGGAGTACCCGCGGCCATCATAACTGGCGAATGTTGAATGATTCCACCAGGCCCATGTAATCCGGGGATCATGCCAGGTGGCCTATGACCCATAGCCATCATCGGAGAAGCAGTAATTACTGGATGTCCTAATGGCATTGACATCATTACAGGAGGTGGAATCCCTGGAGCATTCATAGCAGCAGCGACGGATATTACAGGTGGTAGAATAGGTGCAGCCGCTGCTGCTGATGCCGCTGCAAGGGCAGGTGCGTTCGTTAGTGAAGGAGAATTAATGCCGGGTTGAGCAGAAACTGAAGGGACTCCAATAGATCCTGAGACTGAGGCCGGTACACTGGATGATGATACATTAGGTTGTGTTTGCGTGTTAATGGCATACTTTGGATGCCGCGCCCTCAGCTCTTCCTACAAATAGACAGCAGGAATAAGCGTAATCAAATCATTAACAAGGCATACGGATGTCATGATTCAGTTCATAAACAAACACGcgtattataattagtaataatcACCATGCATTATTCGTCAATATTGTTTAGGGTTATGTAAAAGTTAAGTGTTGAACTCAGTCAAATAAGGTATTgcataactaaatatatataaatatttcaccTTAGAGAGAGAACAATGTCCCCCCTTTATCGCAGTTtctgggaacaagaaaaatctaatgaaattatatgaaatccgcgaataaaataataataaaattttatcttattctTGGTAGTTACTTGAATTTTCATCAGGTCATTTTTATacagtaaaatttatataatcggaacttaaccaatatttattcaggaacctttttaattgcaggtttctataataagtaataactatgaATATATAGGCATGGTATGAATGAACagatcaacaacaacaacaaaaattgtttttcttcaagatatagttttttataatttattttcatataaaaaactgCGACTAAGGGGAATATACCACACTATACAGGGActcagaataattccaaacaccaCGTCCTGATAAATCCGCGCTGTTTGAAACCTCGTTATGCGGGGACCCcctgtatgtatatgtaatgtGTATAAGTAAAAACTAGACAAATACAAGAAATTAAGAATGAACCATAAGTTATAGCAAGTACTTACGTAGACTAACTAAATTAGTCTAGacattgagaaataaaaaatattgaaaagtaaCAATAAGATAAGACATGAGATCCAAATTGTGGATAGGAAGGGTTAAAAGTTATGAATAAgaagaaataagataaaatcaaagagccattaataatattattatttgataaggACATGTACAAACCTTCAAAGTACTGTTACGTATGTTTTAGGTATATCTAGTACACcctaaatttaattcaaaactttatacaaaaatactctacACTCAAGGAAATAAGACTGACGTCACAATTTACCtcaatctaataaaaataaaataatgatattacaataagtaatatataactCCAAATCAATTTAACCTATTTATTActtgatcaatttaaaaaaaaaaaccaacattatGAATGACAGTGAATAACATTTATCTATATACATTCAATCTACTTCATAAATGATTAACTAGTCATTAGTTAATTGAATAAATCTAAAGAACCAAATGGACAGATTAGTCGTGGACTCAATGGCTAGGTTAAATTGAAAAGGTTATAAATTCGTTAAATACCCGTAAGTAAATCAATAACATGTATGAAGCATCATCATACAGTcatctcttgaaaaaaaaaaaggacatgaTTGCAGTATGAATGGATggataataaacatatttatcttatcattcttattattgtaagtgtatattatttaattcaaaaaatggagGCTCTTACTAAGGAAATGTCTTCAGGAGGATGAACTATTCTTGAGGTTGCTGTAGTCGTCGTGAGAGTAGGTGCTTTCCTATCTGCCGAATTTGACCTATTTAAAGACGCATGAGCGTGAAAGGAAGCAAGTGAATGAAAGAACATGATGGACTTACGTGCACCCGTAGGCAGGAAATGTAGTCTTAGAACCCCCGGATGTAGTCGTAGCCGCAGAAGGAAACATGGGCCTGGAAATAGCATTAGGAATTCCATTGGGCCCAGTAGGAGGTCCGCTATAAGTGGCTGGAGGCCCAGTTGCTCCGGGAACGCTCCATGGAGGCATTCTATGAGAGAGTAAAGAATAAtattagagagagagagagagaggccCGTCTAATTTTACCCAGCAACTGGAAAAGGAGGTCTGAGATGAGGGAGACCCGGGATGAGGGGAAGTCCAGCAGGGGTCATGCCTGGCAACACATTTCCACTGGGGGATGCTTGCCCCGCAGGAGAGTCCGACTTGGGTCTTTTGGATAGAGGTCCGTCCTCGTCCTCGTTATCTCCCCCTGTATCAAGGAGAAGAGAGTTATGAGTGAGTCTCATCTCTGAGTAGCGTGCCTGCCCTACCTGACTTGAGGCGGTCGTGATCCTTGATATCCTCAGGCGGGATGCCCTCCATCCCATAGATTTCGATTTCAATGTTGCTCCTGCTGGGCAGCGAGTTGGGCACTTTGTCGATCGTTTCCTTGTGCACCTGCATGCAATGGATTGAAAGGCCTGGCCCCGTGTACAGCTTCTTATGGCAAATATGACACTTGAAATGCTTTGCCTTCTGATGCTGGATCAAAATCTTTTCGTCATCAAATTCACGGTTGCAGTACCTAGGGCATTACAAGGAGCAAACCAGGATTCAGGATACCTAGCATTTAAATCAATCAAGCAAGCACTTACCAGCACCAGGGCTTACTTTGCTTCTTCTTCTTGCGTCCCATTCTTCAGAAATAGCTTAAGACTGGCCGGATCAAGTCGGAAGGAAGTGGAGAGCAAGGGAATAGGTTCTAATCTACTTGGAGACAGACAGATCCTCCAGCTAGCTCCAAATAAAAATCGATAAGGGGAAATTCAAGAAGGAACAAAAAAGAGAAGAGAGGCACACAAAGGCAGAAACGAACAGAGAGAAGGAGCAAATCAAGTAGACCAAAGGCACGCAGAGACTTACAAACTAGTAAAGATAGTCGATAGATATATCCAAGAACtggctttttctttttttagaagaagTACATTTGAACAAGTCAAAGCAGAGCAGAGGCGAGCAAGAGAGAAGGAGAGTGTGTGCTAAGTGTAGTAGCTCACCAAGCTTGGAATAAGGGAAGgattgaaaagaaagaaaaaaaaggcgcGCCTAAAATACGCCATTACTCCTGGCTCTTTTTCTCTACTTCTTCCTCTTTTATGATCGATGatgtcattttgtttttattttctctctctatttttctttcaacTCCTTTCTCatgtttttctttaatctttTCTTCGTTCCTTAAATATTAAGGAATCCTCCAAACTTTGAGCGTGGGCTCATATTATGTACTATTATTATCACTGTCAGGCCCTTTCCTCTCACGGAAAGGTCTTACTctgaattgagtttttttttctgtcgtATTTCTGGGAAGATATTTGAATCTATCTTTGatgaatcaaatcatttaaGCGGAAGTATTTGCAATATGTAATACACGATCTTAAAGATAGcaaatgaaacattaaaaagattttatttatattgggcttattaaaattctaaactaaattgacttactataaatatataacagataaaattctattgtaaaacctccttgtataagttttttgtattattttctgtttatttgatgtaaatataatcaaatatgcacttgacactcttgaaaatgcaacatataattcaCCATTTGAAACTATTGATTTGACTAAATATTaatcaaccataatgaagattgaagatacatattaagactaactcgctaatcttCTTCTCCCTTCATTCACCTAATTCCCTTGTtcaattcgtatttaatatacgatttccctttttctgttaggacaataattcttttttttttttttttaattttttgggcaTATTTTGGAATCACGGGAATctatcttgttttatgaaaaaaaaaaacttgccctcTTGAGCCCAGAAATCTTGTCTGATCCGAATGAAACGTAGCTCTAAGTACGTTACTcagaattctaaacaacttttgttttttgtctggAGTCTAtatttgtctccgtttttgaagtTTATATCCTTGTTTTTCCAAGTGGGACGAACGGAAATAagacacacataaattattttaatactatgtaggataatTCTCCACATTATTTGACAAATGTTACAAggaaatatttagtatataatacCTTTTTGTAAAACTCAAATCtaccttacaaaaatgtaagaTCTAGTTATGAATTTCTAACCAAGAATAATATTGTTCTTTAGTACAGAGTCTATAAAGAGATCCCCTTTTCAGATACCATCGTGCTTgaccaaaatattcaaattgtagtaGTAAAAAATGGGTGTGTTAAGAACATAGAGGTctgttcaaatattattatgttcgATCCTCAGGATATTTTACGTTTGATTATGTTTTTCCGTATGGAACTCTTCCGTAGTTAAAAAGTTATAGGATGATTCCATATAAAATCTGAAGTCAATGATGTATATTTAACTAGTGTTGTATCAATCTTCATAAAGGACTGAAGATAACAGTTCCGTCTCGgaccggtccagttcagtcctgcatatcagtcttaaaacttataataagGTTTGGTCCTTTAATAAGTCACTTAACTGAATAAACAAGGAACGAAtgaataagaactgacacaacaatataaataactaaatttttcattgttttggtcaactaactttcgGCTTCAAGAAATTATCTTGCTTTTGGTCAGCGTCAGTACTTTATCAATGAGCTCTAAACTAATTGaagatatgtattttatttatgtatggcCATTccttattattctttattcttattatatgACTAGCAGTAGTACCTGACATTGCTTGGAGTAATTAAGTGTcccctacaaaaaaatttgcataaataacaaagaagataactctccaagaaatcctctgtgttactctctgtttttcatgagcagacTCAcgcgtaactactcaatacttgtaatatccagtgatgtaaatcttgagtatttttagctggcccgttaatttttaattagtagtgtgaaaaaggaattttattttccttagcagttgtcattattatttaattcctgagtagtgaacatccttttctaaatagattcaattattttcaaaaacctgtttgaacgatcgtgtctgctcataaaagacggagcgtaatcctgaagatttgttgcggagttataattgcaagttcttgttggactcggaatagaattggggattgaaatcggagtaattccaggaaatatcttgtttatatccttttttccttcttctcttgtcacagctgattgtagctgatttaatgaaacgtcatgggcATTGCTCttttctcctcccaaacatttttttcaaattatgagggttaccatgttgattgtcagtttctttttttttaacatgcccttTCTAAACTGAATTTTCATCTTTGCTTACATCAATTCATGTTCTGTCCTCAATAGTGTTGAATCGGTCTAAAAAGACTACAGTCCTATAAGTTcgatcctaataaaatttgtcagtcctagaaccggtccttattggtcttttgtAGAAACTGCAACAGTTGAAAATACGTAgattcataacctctttcaaagagaaaagATACCTGTAGGAGATTTGTGACTAAAACGTATTATTATGTTCTAGctatagttcatttttttttctctgttcttatattcttcaatcctagatatgagtgaagaaaataaaaagatagttaGGACTGTTGGACTGAAAGATCGATGTGTTAGTCCTTATGATagttgaattgtaaaaaaagactGGACTGATAAAGAAAAGAATGAAAGGGGCgggaaaaaagtttgataagGCGATcagtcataaattaatataatgaatactgacgagtactttagtcttaagagtgttcaaaaatggaaagaaacaaaataaattttaagattcCAGTTGGATATTTAATCCAAATCTAAATATTTACTGAAAATGCATAGGAATTATGATATTCAAAGGTGAAAATTCAATGTGGAatggccatgttaaaaaaattagaccgaaaatcaatatggccaccctaacaatttgaagaatgttttggaataagagaaacagtgctcttgttATACAGAACTTTTGCCACATACCAAAATTTCTAAATACACATTTAGTTTacttagataaacaaaaaaaaatacaaatttcgaTTACCTTGCACTTAGTGACCTTTTTATCATCTTTATTTGAGGATAAATATCCATATAACTAGGTTTATG harbors:
- the LOC121119873 gene encoding BUB3-interacting and GLEBS motif-containing protein ZNF207 isoform X5; translated protein: MGRKKKKQSKPWCWYCNREFDDEKILIQHQKAKHFKCHICHKKLYTGPGLSIHCMQVHKETIDKVPNSLPSRSNIEIEIYGMEGIPPEDIKDHDRLKSGGDNEDEDGPLSKRPKSDSPAGQASPSGNVLPGMTPAGLPLIPGLPHLRPPFPVAGMPPWSVPGATGPPATYSGPPTGPNGIPNAISRPMFPSAATTTSGGSKTTFPAYGCTSNSADRKAPTLTTTTATSRIVHPPEDISLEELRARHPKYAINTQTQPNVSSSSVPASVSGSIGVPSVSAQPGINSPSLTNAPALAAASAAAAAPILPPVISVAAAMNAPGIPPPVMMSMPLGHPVITASPMMAMGHRPPGMIPGLHGPGGIIQHSPVMMAAGTPMVRNPFVPDSKANKYDWS
- the LOC121119873 gene encoding BUB3-interacting and GLEBS motif-containing protein ZNF207 isoform X1, with translation MGRKKKKQSKPWCWYCNREFDDEKILIQHQKAKHFKCHICHKKLYTGPGLSIHCMQVHKETIDKVPNSLPSRSNIEIEIYGMEGIPPEDIKDHDRLKSGGDNEDEDGPLSKRPKSDSPAGQASPSGNVLPGMTPAGLPLIPGLPHLRPPFPVAGMPPWSVPGATGPPATYSGPPTGPNGIPNAISRPMFPSAATTTSGGSKTTFPAYGCTSNSADRKAPTLTTTTATSRIVHPPEDISLEELRARHPKYAINTQTQPNVSSSSVPASVSGSIGVPSVSAQPGINSPSLTNAPALAAASAAAAAPILPPVISVAAAMNAPGIPPPVMMSMPLGHPVITASPMMAMGHRPPGMIPGLHGPGGIIQHSPVMMAAGTPMVRNPFVPDRQQISLKNVNEPDRYDEEVIIIICRINILIYFSFTFI
- the LOC121119873 gene encoding BUB3-interacting and GLEBS motif-containing protein ZNF207 isoform X4; the encoded protein is MGRKKKKQSKPWCWYCNREFDDEKILIQHQKAKHFKCHICHKKLYTGPGLSIHCMQVHKETIDKVPNSLPSRSNIEIEIYGMEGIPPEDIKDHDRLKSGGDNEDEDGPLSKRPKSDSPAGQASPSGNVLPGMTPAGLPLIPGLPHLRPPFPVAGMPPWSVPGATGPPATYSGPPTGPNGIPNAISRPMFPSAATTTSGGSKTTFPAYGCTSNSADRKAPTLTTTTATSRIVHPPEDISLEELRARHPKYAINTQTQPNVSSSSVPASVSGSIGVPSVSAQPGINSPSLTNAPALAAASAAAAAPILPPVISVAAAMNAPGIPPPVMMSMPLGHPVITASPMMAMGHRPPGMIPGLHGPGGIIQHSPVMMAAGTPMVRNPFVPGGPSFPSSRPRISHHYENLLHR
- the LOC121119873 gene encoding BUB3-interacting and GLEBS motif-containing protein ZNF207 isoform X3, whose product is MGRKKKKQSKPWCWYCNREFDDEKILIQHQKAKHFKCHICHKKLYTGPGLSIHCMQVHKETIDKVPNSLPSRSNIEIEIYGMEGIPPEDIKDHDRLKSGGDNEDEDGPLSKRPKSDSPAGQASPSGNVLPGMTPAGLPLIPGLPHLRPPFPVAGMPPWSVPGATGPPATYSGPPTGPNGIPNAISRPMFPSAATTTSGGSKTTFPAYGCTSNSADRKAPTLTTTTATSRIVHPPEDISLEELRARHPKYAINTQTQPNVSSSSVPASVSGSIGVPSVSAQPGINSPSLTNAPALAAASAAAAAPILPPVISVAAAMNAPGIPPPVMMSMPLGHPVITASPMMAMGHRPPGMIPGLHGPGGIIQHSPVMMAAGTPMVRNPFVPGRILVNPKRFNDLFRIHPSFQSGNFQ
- the LOC121119873 gene encoding BUB3-interacting and GLEBS motif-containing protein ZNF207 isoform X2 produces the protein MGRKKKKQSKPWCWYCNREFDDEKILIQHQKAKHFKCHICHKKLYTGPGLSIHCMQVHKETIDKVPNSLPSRSNIEIEIYGMEGIPPEDIKDHDRLKSGGDNEDEDGPLSKRPKSDSPAGQASPSGNVLPGMTPAGLPLIPGLPHLRPPFPVAGMPPWSVPGATGPPATYSGPPTGPNGIPNAISRPMFPSAATTTSGGSKTTFPAYGCTSNSADRKAPTLTTTTATSRIVHPPEDISLEELRARHPKYAINTQTQPNVSSSSVPASVSGSIGVPSVSAQPGINSPSLTNAPALAAASAAAAAPILPPVISVAAAMNAPGIPPPVMMSMPLGHPVITASPMMAMGHRPPGMIPGLHGPGGIIQHSPVMMAAGTPMVRNPFVPGMGANPLTMAAPNHLIQTPFGMLGAATAPRFR